Proteins from a single region of Heterodontus francisci isolate sHetFra1 chromosome 29, sHetFra1.hap1, whole genome shotgun sequence:
- the LOC137346334 gene encoding uncharacterized protein yields the protein MIDNIPWFCVVKSAFYILPVWMVYLWLDTILTPLAAFFLILFFNALTIRHIVVTNRVRRGFREKSKDPEIESRRKSIILLLAISGSFILLWILISICQISVQFTENQFYQSDYNDPFTIMEQTGFMLQRLSSCTNTVIYAVAQTKFRDELKNIIKYPFTRMIKIGSVQPLYRGILFLLFNILLKTKFSICPGGTVASRAVNRFGETQREM from the exons ATGATTGATAACATACCATGGTTCTGTGTTGTAAAATCTGCATTCTATATTTTGCCCGTTTGGATGGTTTACTTGTGGCTTGACACTATTTTAACCCCACTTGCTGCATTTTTCTTAATTTTGTTCTTCAATGCTCTGACCATCAGACACATTGTAGTGACCAATAGAGTCAGGAGGGGATTCCGGGAAAAGAGCAAAGATCCAGAGATAGAGAGCCGCAGAAAGTCCATCATATTACTGCTCGCTATTTCGGGCAGTTTTATCTTGTTATGGATTCTaatctccatctgtcagatttctgTACAATTTACGGAAAATCAATTTTACCAAAGTGATTACAATGACCCTTTCACCATCATGGAACAGACCGGATTCATGCTCCAGCGTttgagttcctgcaccaacacggttATTTATGCAGTGGCACAGACCAAATTCAGAGATGAGTTAAAGAATATTATTAAATATCCCTTTACCCGGATGATTAAg ATTGGATCTGTCCAACCACTCTACAGAGGCATATTGTTCCTGCTGTTTAATATACTACTGAAAACCAAGTTCTCTATTTGCCCTGGCGGAACTGTGGCCAGCAGAGCTGTCAACAGATTTGGAGAGACTCAAAGAGAAATGTGA